In the genome of Podospora pseudocomata strain CBS 415.72m chromosome 2 map unlocalized CBS415.72m_2.2, whole genome shotgun sequence, one region contains:
- a CDS encoding uncharacterized protein (COG:O; MEROPS:MER0002512; EggNog:ENOG503NV40) → MQGYKVYISGESYAGMYGPYIANAILNTNDTTYHQLSGMYLGDAVIGDNTQLYQSIPMLRFVEYHSSLFPFNNTFLDKIRTTDAECDYPSLLDNHLVYPPISHLPSILPEVSENGTVTEECTSLWWWILEAALCLNPCFDMYHIIASCPRVSDVLGFLAGIEYVPEGEKRYFDRGDVKAAIHAPRNVTWEVEEDGSGPSIIHALPSVIDKTQNVIIDHGQLDMVLPSNGSLLAIQNMTWGGKLGFQNRPSEPFYVPDTNVVGENKVAIGGEGVLGSMVSERGLTWVGVNLAGHILVEAQPGASYRQLEYLLGRVDCMNCTTPFTVGHLYYFDQAPNEMGEGTAPQGWSDHKPEEGL, encoded by the exons ATGCAGGGCTACAAGGTGTACATTTCTGGAGAATCCTATGC CGGAATGTACGGCCCTTACATTGCCAACGCCATTCTCAACACAAACGACACCACCTACCACCAACTATCCGGCATGTACCTGGGGGACGCTGTCATCGGCGACAACACCCAACTCTACCAAAGCATCCCCATGCTCCGCTTCGTTGAATACCACAgctctcttttccccttcaacaacaccttccTCGACAAGATCAGGACTACTGACGCCGAGTGCGactacccctccctcctcgacaaccACCTCGTCTACCCTCCTATTTCCCACCTGccctccatcctcccagaAGTATCGGAAAACGGAACCGTTACAGAGGAATGCACCTCTCTCTGGTGGTGGATCCTAGAAGCCGCCCTCTGCCTCAACCCCTGCTTCGACATGTACCACATCATCGCCTCCTGCCCCCGCGTGTCTGATGTTCTCGGGTTCCTGGCAGGGATCGAGTACGTCCccgagggggagaagagataCTTTGACCGCGGCGACGTAAAAGCCGCCATCCACGCACCGAGGAATGTCACTTGGGAGGT CGAAGAGGACGGCTCCGGACCGTCCATCATCCACGCTTTGCCGAGTGTTATCGACAAGACCCAAAACGTCATCATCGACCACGGGCAGCTGGACATGGTCCTGCCATCAAACGGCTCCCTTCTCGCGATCCAGAACATGACGTGGGGAGGGAAACTCGGCTTTCAGAACAGGCCCTCGGAGCCGTTTTATGTCCCTGATACAAATGTCGTGGGGGAGAACAAGGTGGCTATTGGTGGCGAGGGCGTGCTGGGGAGCATGGTGTCGGAGAGGGGGCTGACGTGGGTGGGGGTGAACCTGGCGGGCCATATACTGGTCGAGGCGCAGCCTGGTGCTTCGTATCGGCAGCTGGAGTACTTGCTCGGGAGGGTTGACTGCATGAATTGCACGACACCTTTTACGGTTGGGCATCTGTATTACTTTGATCAGGCACCGAATGAGATGGGCGAGGGGACGGCGCCTCAGGGTTGGAGTGATCACAAgccggaggagggcttgTAG
- a CDS encoding uncharacterized protein (COG:U; EggNog:ENOG503P1UB), with translation MVLTHTTNHTYAHPFPAVSLAFFLRYCSPQLNPFASHVLSTDTIDSHIDPATGRLHTTRIHLKKSRMPPAVMKLLPTTLTGGTASQASYILETSVVDMREGWMSTESRNLNFVGVLSVVERQMYSIPKTRTLDNTEVETKVVFRSRLGEKLRDKLSHQNLSTTAQEGGFFARLGARGIQRSIETLASTKTQDQLGKSREGMKMILERLRQTGIIGVLELRRAARERSMAAA, from the coding sequence ATGGTcctcacccacaccaccaaccacacctacgcccatcccttccccgcCGTCTCGCTCGCTTTCTTCCTCCGCTACTGCTCCCCCCAGCTCAACCCCTTTGCCTCTCATGTCCTCAGCACCGACACCATCGACTCCCACATCGACCCTGCCACCGGCCGCCTCCACACAACCCGCATCCACCTCAAGAAGTCCCGCATGCCCCCCGCCGTCATGAAGCTCCTCCCTACCACCCTCACAGGCGGGACCGCCTCCCAGGCCTCGTACATCCTCGAGACTTCTGTGGTGGATATGCGCGAAGGCTGGATGTCCACCGAGTCTCGCAACCTCAACTTCGTCGGCGTGCTGTCGGTAGTCGAAAGACAAATGTACAGCATTCCCAAGACGAGAACTCTGGACAACACCGAGGTGGAAACCAAGGTTGTGTTCAGATCCAGGTTGGGAGAGAAGCTCCGGGACAAGTTGTCGCATCAGAACCTGTCTACCACTGCCCAGGAGGGCGGGTTCTTCGCCAGGCTGGGAGCGAGGGGTATCCAGAGGAGCATTGAAACGCTGGCTTCGACAAAGACGCAGGATCAATTGGGGAAGAGCAGAGAGGGCATGAAGATGATtctggagaggttgaggcaGACAGGGATCATTGGTGTGCTAGAGCTGAGGCGGGCCGCGAGAGAGCGGAGTatggctgctgcttga